A single genomic interval of Candidatus Hinthialibacter antarcticus harbors:
- a CDS encoding sulfatase, with the protein MTISNLNRRDVIKGLGALPFGLSLPLTASAQTKQPNIVFIFSDDHSLQTLGAYKTRLQDFIKKHKITPNIDSIADDGVLFTNSFVANSICGPSRACILTGKHSHKNGFMSNGNKFDGSQWTVAKELQNANYQTAVIGKWHLGTLPTGFDDYAVLPGQGKYYNPDFKVKGSDDLVRKDGYCSDLIGDMTLEWLDKKRDKSKPFFLCSWHKAPHRTWMPHPRHFNLLDGIDVPEPENLFDDYEGRTSAASEQEMTIRDHINIAMDVKVTPPAATTSIEDIRKAVPESKSRDMSTIGEFQRMTEKQKEAWDEYYAPRNEKFLQQNLTGDDLVRWKYQAYLKDYIKCVKAMDENVGRVLDYLKENDLEKNTIVIYSSDQGFYNGEHGWYDKRWMYEESLRNPLIVKWPSVAKAGTKCDAIVQNIDYASTILEAAGATIPDEVQGESLVPLLKGETPDDWRNSLLYTYYEIGVHAVAQHRGVRNARYKLIEFYTTGEWEFFDLQKDPLEMKSEYNNPDYASIISEMKHELKRLMNEYELKV; encoded by the coding sequence ATGACTATCTCGAATCTGAATCGAAGAGATGTTATCAAAGGCCTAGGGGCTTTGCCGTTTGGTTTAAGTTTACCGCTAACGGCGAGCGCTCAAACGAAGCAACCGAATATTGTATTTATTTTTTCTGATGACCACTCTCTGCAAACACTGGGCGCCTATAAAACAAGATTACAAGACTTTATCAAAAAACATAAAATCACTCCCAATATAGATTCGATTGCTGATGATGGTGTTTTATTTACCAACAGTTTTGTGGCGAATTCAATCTGCGGGCCGAGTCGGGCCTGTATTTTAACGGGCAAGCATAGCCATAAAAATGGTTTTATGTCTAACGGAAATAAATTCGATGGCAGCCAGTGGACTGTGGCGAAAGAATTGCAGAACGCGAATTATCAAACCGCAGTGATTGGGAAATGGCACCTGGGAACACTGCCAACAGGGTTCGATGATTACGCCGTTTTGCCCGGTCAAGGCAAATACTACAATCCTGATTTTAAAGTGAAAGGTTCGGATGATTTGGTCCGCAAAGATGGATATTGTTCGGACTTGATTGGCGACATGACCCTCGAATGGCTTGATAAAAAGCGGGATAAATCGAAACCGTTTTTCTTATGCAGTTGGCACAAAGCCCCTCACCGGACATGGATGCCTCATCCAAGACATTTCAATTTATTGGATGGGATTGACGTTCCTGAACCCGAAAATCTATTTGATGATTATGAGGGCCGAACGTCTGCCGCCAGTGAACAAGAAATGACCATCCGCGATCACATTAATATTGCGATGGACGTTAAGGTGACTCCGCCAGCAGCGACAACTTCGATAGAAGATATCCGTAAGGCTGTTCCTGAAAGCAAATCACGGGATATGTCGACGATCGGCGAATTTCAACGAATGACAGAGAAACAAAAAGAAGCATGGGATGAATATTATGCTCCACGCAATGAGAAGTTCCTTCAGCAGAACTTAACGGGAGATGATCTTGTTCGTTGGAAATATCAAGCATACCTGAAAGACTATATCAAATGCGTCAAAGCGATGGATGAGAATGTAGGCCGGGTATTGGATTATTTAAAAGAGAATGATCTAGAAAAAAACACCATCGTAATCTACAGCTCGGATCAAGGCTTTTATAACGGTGAACATGGTTGGTATGACAAGCGCTGGATGTATGAGGAATCATTACGGAATCCATTGATTGTGAAATGGCCTTCAGTCGCTAAGGCAGGAACAAAGTGTGACGCGATTGTGCAAAATATTGATTATGCTTCAACAATATTGGAAGCGGCGGGCGCTACAATTCCAGACGAAGTGCAAGGTGAGTCATTGGTCCCATTGTTAAAAGGCGAGACGCCGGATGATTGGCGTAATAGTCTTTTATACACCTATTATGAGATTGGCGTTCATGCGGTTGCTCAACACCGTGGGGTGCGAAATGCGCGGTATAAATTAATCGAGTTTTATACAACCGGCGAGTGGGAATTTTTCGACCTGCAAAAAGATCCACTAGAGATGAAAAGCGAGTATAACAACCCTGACTATGCATCTATCATCAGTGAAATGAAACATGAACTAAAACGGTTGATGAATGAGTATGAACTGAAAGTATAA
- a CDS encoding sulfatase: protein MNLNLNRRDFLGMMSAGMASTALPDANAVSNNNKRPNFIVIFADDLGYGDIEGFGNQQIKYQTPALKRMASEGVKLTQVYVPVPYCAPSRASLLTGRYPFRNGVVHNPTPDAGVNNIGLPESEITIAEALKPAGYATSCIGKWHLGHRRRFLPTNQGFDEYFGILYSNDMRPVQLVENETVHEYPAYQPTLTKRYTERALDFIQRSHDADKPFFLYLPHAMPHKPLAASEEFYTPDTPDDLYADVIRELDWSVDQVLEKVKNLGIDENTLILFLSDNGPWYGGDTGGLRGMKAATWDGGLRVPFIAHWPGKIPAGSVHNTPAGTIDIFPTLLKLAGVEPPTDREIDGVDIMPLLNGTNTENPHEYLFALKGTNLAMVRSGPWKLHLRSPGNIPNRGDDWVDPRGPDGVTLLAQFEQSRPSEYPGTTEGVEPKSMMLFNLDDDPAETRDISGDHPEVVNRMKAYADTILSNWPEFEQPGRFKGGMKRVKGGRMDFFEEYHQ from the coding sequence ATGAACCTTAACCTCAATCGTCGCGATTTTCTTGGAATGATGAGCGCAGGCATGGCCTCAACCGCATTGCCTGACGCAAACGCAGTGAGCAATAACAATAAGCGCCCGAACTTCATTGTCATTTTTGCTGACGATCTTGGCTATGGCGACATTGAAGGATTCGGCAACCAACAGATCAAATATCAGACTCCAGCGCTAAAACGCATGGCGTCTGAAGGCGTAAAATTGACTCAGGTCTATGTGCCCGTGCCCTATTGCGCTCCATCCCGCGCGTCTCTTTTAACGGGCCGCTATCCCTTCAGAAATGGCGTTGTACACAACCCTACTCCTGACGCAGGCGTCAATAATATCGGCTTGCCTGAGTCAGAAATCACCATTGCGGAAGCGCTCAAGCCAGCGGGGTACGCCACCAGTTGTATCGGCAAATGGCACTTGGGACACCGTCGCCGCTTCTTGCCAACCAACCAGGGATTCGACGAATATTTCGGCATTCTTTATTCAAACGATATGCGCCCGGTTCAGTTGGTTGAAAACGAGACGGTGCATGAATATCCCGCCTACCAACCTACGCTAACCAAGCGGTATACAGAACGCGCGCTTGATTTCATCCAACGCAGCCATGACGCAGACAAGCCGTTTTTTCTCTATCTTCCTCACGCGATGCCCCATAAGCCGCTGGCGGCGTCCGAAGAGTTCTACACGCCCGACACGCCTGACGATCTATACGCTGATGTGATTCGAGAACTCGACTGGTCAGTCGATCAGGTTTTGGAAAAAGTTAAAAATCTAGGCATTGATGAAAATACGCTCATCCTATTTCTTTCAGATAACGGCCCCTGGTATGGAGGCGACACGGGCGGCTTGCGCGGGATGAAAGCCGCCACGTGGGATGGCGGTCTTCGCGTTCCATTTATTGCGCACTGGCCGGGCAAAATCCCGGCGGGGTCAGTCCACAACACGCCAGCCGGAACGATTGACATCTTCCCGACGCTGCTCAAACTTGCGGGCGTTGAACCCCCTACCGACCGTGAGATCGACGGCGTTGACATTATGCCGCTATTGAATGGGACGAATACCGAGAATCCACATGAATATCTATTTGCACTCAAAGGCACAAACTTGGCCATGGTCAGAAGCGGCCCCTGGAAACTTCACCTTCGCAGTCCGGGAAACATACCGAACCGGGGCGACGACTGGGTTGATCCGCGCGGACCTGACGGCGTCACCCTGCTGGCCCAATTCGAGCAATCCCGCCCGAGTGAATACCCCGGAACAACCGAAGGCGTCGAGCCAAAGTCGATGATGCTATTCAACCTCGATGATGATCCGGCCGAGACGCGCGACATCAGCGGCGATCACCCCGAGGTTGTAAATAGAATGAAAGCTTATGCTGATACAATTCTATCAAACTGGCCAGAATTTGAACAACCAGGCCGGTTCAAAGGTGGAATGAAGCGAGTCAAAGGCGGACGCATGGACTTTTTTGAGGAGTACCATCAATAA